The sequence below is a genomic window from Microbacterium sp. SORGH_AS_0888.
CTACGCCGCGCTGTCGCAGGTGCCCGGCGAGGTGCTCGAAGCGGCGTCCCTCGACGGCGCGGGCGGTCTCGGACGCTTCCGCCACATCGTGTTCCCCTATCTGCGGTCGATCCTGGTCGTGCTGCTGATCCTGCAGGTCATCTGGGACCTGCGGGTGTTCGCGCAGATCTACGCACTGCAGACGGTGGGCGGCGTGCGCGCGGACACCAACACGATCGGCGTGTACATCTACTCCGTCTCGATGGCCTCGGGCGATCTCGGCGCGGGCGGGGCGATCTCGGTCATCCTCGTCGCGATCATGCTCGTGGTCTCGGCCTACTACATCCGCTCGATGCTGAAGCAGGAGGACTCATGAGCATGTCCCACTTCCGACCGGGGCATGTCCCAGTTTCGCCCGCTCAGAGTCCCCTCAAGCGGTCGAAAGTGGGACATGCGGGGGAGAGGGGCGCCGTCGGCGCCGACGAGAGGGATGCGGCATGAGCGCCCGCGCGAAGCGGCGTGCCGGCCGCATCCTGCTGAACCTCTCCGCTCTCGTCGTGATCGTGTGCAGCGTGTTCCCGGTGTACTGGATGGTGAACACGTCGCTCCTGCCGGCGTCGGCCGTGCGCACCCCCACGCCGCACCTGTGGCCGGACCAGCTCACCCTCGGGAACTACGTCACCGCCATGAACGACGACGGCTTCCTCACCGCGCTCGGCGTCTCGCTCGCGGTCACCCTCATCACCGTCGCGACGGCGCTGGTGTTCGCGTTCCTCGCCGCCGTGGCGCTCTCGCGGTTCCGGTTCCGCAGCCGCAAGGCGCTCATCGTGGCGATCCTCGTCGTCCAGATGATCCCCGCGGAGTCGCTCATCATCTCGACCTTCCGCGTGCTGGACGGGTGGGCGCTCGTGAACACCGTCGCCGGCCTCAGCCTCGTGTACATCGCGATCGTGCTGCCGTTCACGATCTGGACACTGCGCGGGTTCGTCGGCGGGGTGCCCGCCGAGCTCGA
It includes:
- a CDS encoding carbohydrate ABC transporter permease, giving the protein MSARAKRRAGRILLNLSALVVIVCSVFPVYWMVNTSLLPASAVRTPTPHLWPDQLTLGNYVTAMNDDGFLTALGVSLAVTLITVATALVFAFLAAVALSRFRFRSRKALIVAILVVQMIPAESLIISTFRVLDGWALVNTVAGLSLVYIAIVLPFTIWTLRGFVGGVPAELEEAAMIDGCSRGGAFWRITFPLLAPGLVATGVFAFIQAWNEFVYALVIMTRPEMQTLPIWLRSFVQATKATDWSVVMAASTLMAIPVIVFFLFVQHRMTSGLVSGAVKG